Proteins encoded within one genomic window of Besnoitia besnoiti strain Bb-Ger1 chromosome II, whole genome shotgun sequence:
- a CDS encoding actin like protein ALP1 (encoded by transcript BESB_039960) has protein sequence MMDFNNEEILPSSSAGVEDADAYLNSPPTVVIDNGSGYMKAGLSSDEQPSVVFPTIVGRPRRRFAELYAKGDGADGSSAVFVGEEAIANRHHLSFTYPIDHGHIDNWVDMEEVWNKTYSMLGVQPSEHALLVTEPPLCSLRHREKMAEMFFETYNAPELNISVTGLMAIYGTGRTTGFVLDIGEGITQCVPVFDGYLEKASVKRSDFGGQELQMYLQKILCDMGYPMTTRDDYEHVRVIKETLCFCSLNPAEDQNREDLEKTYHLPDGLTLRDGVTTKVLPPEALFNPQLCGRDNPSLIDLVWSSIMACPIESRKSLVGSIVLSGGSSMFPGFPERLEQELKNTSPPQARPHVHVLSHPSRGSLVWQGARLYCQPAMRPMQDHLWISRQEWDEIGMKIVAKKAALRITS, from the exons ATGATGGACTTCAATAACGAAGAAATTCTGCCGAGCTCTTCCGCCGGTgtggaggacgcagacgcgtaCCTGAACTCGCCGCCGACAGTCGTCATAGACAACGGCTCTG GCTACATGAAGGCGGGACTCTCCTCGGACGAGCAGCCGTCTGTCGTCTTCCCCACCATCGTCGGGAGACCGCGCCGTCGGTTCGCCGAGCTCTACGCaaagggcgacggcgccgacggctccagcgccgtcttcgtcggcgaggaggcgatcGCCAACCGTCACCACCTGAGCTTCACGTACCCGATTGACCATGGGCACATCGACAACTGGGTCGAC aTGGAAGAAGTGTGGAACAAGACGTACAGCATGCTGGGCGTCCAGCCGAGCGAGCACGCACTGTTGGTGACTGAGCCGCCGCTCTGCTCGCTGCGCCACAGAGAGAAGATGGCGGAAATGTTTTTTGAAACCTACAACGCACCTGAGCTCAACATATCCGTCACAGGGCTCATGGCGATCTACGG GACCGGCAGAACGACCGGCTTCGTGCTGGACATCGGCGAAGGCATTACTCAGTGCGTTCCCGTCTTCGATG gctACCTGGAGAAGGCCTCTGTGAAGCGAAGCGACTTTGGCGGTCAGGAGCTTCAGATGTACTTGCAGAAGATTCTCTGCGACATGGGCTATCCCATGACTACGCGCGATGACTAC GAGCACGTTCGCGTCATCAAAGAGAcgctctgcttctgctcGCTCAACCCCGCAG AGGACCAAAATCGGGAGGACTTGGAGAAGACGTATCACTTGCCAGACGGCCTgacgctgcgcgacggcgtcaCCAC AAAGGTTCTACCCCCCGAGGCTCTCTTCAATCCGCAGCTCTGCGGGCGAGACAATCCTTCGCTGATCGACCTCGTCTGGTCGTCTATCATG GCGTGCCCGATTGAAAGCCGAAAGAGCCTCGTCGGAAGCATCGTCCTCAGCGGCGGCTCGTCCATGTTCCCCGGATTCCCTGAGCG TCTTGAGCAGGAACTGAAAAacacgtcgccgccgcaggcgcgtcccCACGTCCACGTGCTGAGTCATCCGTCACGGGGAAGTTTAGTATGGCAGGGCGCACGGCTCTACTGCCAGCCGGCGATGCGCCCGATGCAGGATCATCTGTGGATTTCGCGACAAGAGTGGGACGAAATCGGCATGAAAATCGTCGCCAAGAAG GCCGCGCTGAGAATCACCTCCTAA